AATGACAAAACTTACCTCCACCATCCGTGTTTTTCCAAGTCGGAAGTTTTTAATTCGCACGCGCACCACTGGCATTTACAGAAGCCGAGACCGTCCTCTATTTTTGGCCGTGGGGGATACGAGTAGCCTTGGCCAAACAAGCTAACTGTGGCATTGTCCAAGACTGAAGCAGGCTTTGAAATCTCCTTCTGAAATCTGGATTGATCTAGTACCGACGGGCTGGTTTGAGATGTGGCATATATTGGCTGGTAAAGTGGGGAGCTGCCTAAGCGATGGTGCGCTTGGGACGCAGGCACCGGAATTCGCACTCGAATATCTGCTTGGGACGGGTTGGGTTCTGAATTAGGACCGACAGATGGGAGATATTGGCGAGGGGTAGCGAGCTTTTGGTGATGTCTCCTAACATACAGAAGTTTGAGTCGTCGAAATGTTATGGATGAAGCTAGCTGTTCTGCAAGAGATTCTGATACTCCATCCAATCTTCCCTTGACAAAGAGCAAGGCGATCCTTTCGAATTCAGATATCTCTTCTGGGTCCACTTTGAGAGCGTATGCTTTGACTCTAGATGCCCAGCTTCCCATGGATGATTGGCGAATGATGGAGGCTAGACGCTGAAGCCTCTCGATGGCTTCGTGGATGGCGTCGAGTGCAGCGGCGGCGACCGGCTCTGGAAGAGCTTGATTCGAATGATTCGAGATTAACGATGAATTGAACCGGGCTAGGTTGGATTGCAACAGTTGGAGGAGTCGAAGAACTAGATTGTGGACTTGTGGATGGTCTCTAAGTCGAGCATCTAGCGACGCCTCAGGTTGAGCAAAAACCCCAACGAAGGCAGTCCAAAGCTGAAAACGCTGGTGGTACTCCCGAATTATGTGGTAGTTCTTCGCCTCCACGGGCTCATTATCGACTGTTTCGTCCGTTAGGAGCCTCCAGAAAAGACTTTCACAATCTCGAGCTCGCTCATAGATTTGGTTATCATTGACCAGGATGGCGGTTGAAGTTGACATCTTGAAAGTAGGTGTCGAGATGTTCACGGAGAGGAACTGGTGTTGTTCGTGGCATGTGGTCGTTGCGCAGATGGTTTTTTTGATTGGGTGCATGTTATACCGGTCAATCTGTCTTCTGAAATGACAAAGAATGCCTGGGAAAGATGACTTAAATGAAGACTGCCTTAACCTTAATCGGGCCGAACGAATAGTAGTCGTAGCACACTGATAACCTGCCTGGAAGTTGTCAGCGACACGCGCCTGACACCCAACCCCGCATCACACACCCCCGCTTTTGAATACATGCATGTCAGGAAACAGACCAGTCATTTCATGGCTACTTGGGTGTTTCATCTAGCATATAGGCACCTCTACACGGTAACTTCGAGCTCACCGTCACGAGGTTGAAAAGGCCGCAACTCTATGATGGACAGACAatacctcaacaccacctccgaAGAACGGCAGAGATTTGACAGCAGCGTTCAAGAGAGACGGATTCTTGACGTCGTTCAGCCTCTCTTTGCAACTAATCTTCCTTGGAAGTTGGAGGCAGATAGCGACCACGGCAATGGCCTTGCGGAGCAGATCAACGCCCAGACAGCAAAGGAGATGTTTTTACACGAACTCGTCACTGCGGGCCTTTATTTGAGAGAGCTAAAAAGTGCTCTGTCGGTTCGGTCTTTCCGACTATGCCTAGAAACATCATCCGatctcctcgccttcttaGAGACACTGGTATGTAACGATATCCTGGGCCAACCGCGGCCTGGCGACACTTCCGGCGCGGATAATACACCTGGTATCCACAAAGACAAGCCTCCTGAGAATGAGCCTGTGCAAGTGGCTGGCGTTCCACTTGTACTCGACTTGGTTGCCAAATGGCTGTTTCAAATACCTGAGCCGAAGCCTATTGCACTTGGACGGACCGAACAACCCACTGTGCGCCCTCATGATGACATCGGGGCGCTCCAAGATCTTTGCGATGTCAAAAAATATCCAAAACTCGAAATGCTTGGAAGAATTCTCCAGGAGTCAGGCGACAGGGCTTGCCACAAGCTTATCAATTTCCACCAGAGGATGGCCAACTTCCAGGAGGGGGTACGCAAGGCTTGGCATCTCAACAAATGTCTCGCAAACCTCAGGAAGACTGCACCAACTAAGCGTTTTCGACCACCTGCTGCACAACGGATTCCCCGAACAAAGTGGGAGAACACGACGCCGCGCGACCTCTCCAGTCGCCTTTTCGAGAAGCTATACAGTAGCGTTTGTCAGAATCAGGATCACCAGGTCAAGCTTCAGTTGAATGGATTTGACATGGATGGTTTCTTGGCGCCGCCAATACATTTCAACTTGTTCCTCCCTTCCTGCCCTACCAACGACCTTTGGCAAAAATGTCAGTGTAGGGCCATTGTGCCAAGGTAGGTATTTACCATTGCCAATGTCAGGCTGCCCTTATGTGTTGCATGCACTAATACCTTTTACAAAACAGGAAGGTCAACAGCTTACCCGAAGACGTGGAAATGATTGTCGATCTCTGCGAAGACATTCGGGCCCTTAATGagaaccaccacctgccAACAGTTTTGGCCGTCCAttttgaggttgttgagccCGGTCATCGATACTACCTTTGGCACGACCCCAAGTATCAGCTTGATACGCCGCAGCACTTTCAAGATGCCAAGCCAACAATATCTCTGGACTACCTGATTTGCAGCGGCTTCCTTACCGACATACCAGAAGGAGGCGTCTTCGGGATGAACGACAAGGCTGTTCTAGCATTGTCTCTTTCTAGGTGCTTTCTCCATCTGTGGGGTACCAATTGGCTCAAAGACCCTTGGACGGCGGGCAATATACATTTCCTTGCACAGTCCGATGAGATCTGgaatcctcaccatcccTTCATTCACTGCTCCCTCGACAATTCCTCGCCCACATCTTCAACTGAGGCTACGATTTCGCTTTTTTCCTTCGcaaagctcctcctcgagatTGAAACTGGCACACGCATTGACGTTGACCCCTCCTCAGTAACCCAGGATGAGTTCGAGGACACAATTGTCAGCATTCTTGATTCTAGAGGCGATAGATTTGGAAGAAGAGAGTACAACGCCGCGGTAGATGGATGTTTTCATATCTTCGCATTAGTTAACAAACAGAGCAACGAAGCAGGCGGTGTGGTGGACGAACTGGATATGATGAGAAAGGCCATTTACGACGCGATTGTCGAGCCACTTGAGCAAAATTTCAATCTCATTCCAAACCCGAGCAAAGCGCTTTACGTGAAGAAGCTTCATTTGGAGCGAAAGAGAGGGACGTATGGAGTGGCGACGTTCCAGCCGGAATATCACCAACCCACAAGGAAACGTGGTTCAACAGACTCGACGATGTTCTTTGATGGTGAGATCGTACGCACGGTCGATGAGTATGTACCTCTTTACTATCTCCTTGCTAACCCCCCGTTCCCTACCGAACCTGTACGCTTGGACTATCTCGATGGCATGCCTTTCAATATCACAAGGCTATTCCCGCTGTCCTCACAATTACAATATAAGCTAAACCTTTGAATGCAGGCGGGTTGACCGAGCCGCGAAATTCTTCGATTCCATGGACCGATTCCATGCCCAGTTCATACAACCGAGGATCACAAAGAGCAATGGACTACGGCCTGTTAAGATTGCGATATTAGACACCGGGATTGAAGTTGATAATAGCAGCCTTCAAGGTGTGTTGGATAACATCAAGGATTCGAGAAAAGCTTCTGGCTTTCGGGATTGGAGAAGAGGTTCAATCCGCGCAGTTCAATCATTCGTCACGTCTCCAGGAGACGAAAGGGATGTAGTAGGCCACGGCACACATGTAGCGTGGCTTGCTCTCAAGACAGCCCTCAACGTTGAAGTATACATCGCGAAGGTCTCCGCCGGCAAACAGTTCGATGACAACACAGCCGTGGCGAAAGCAATCCATTGGGCCATGGATCAAGAGGTGGACATCATGGTCATGTCATTTGGCTCTGCATATATAGATAAGGGGGTGAGCGACGCCATTGACCGTGCTGTAACCACTCGACCGCACCCAACACTTGTCTTTGCGGCGGCGTCAAACTCGGGGCTCAACAGCCGGCCAACTTTTCCTGCCACCCACGACAAGGTTATTGGTGTATATTCCTTGGATGGATACGGAAACGACAACGGGGGCTTGAACCCGTCTCGACAACCAGGAGGCACTTATTTTGGCACATTAGGTGTCGGAATAGAGATGCTGTGGAACAACAAAAAGGAGGCCCGATCCGGAAGCTCATATGCTGCGCCAATCGCCGCTGGTATCGCCGCGAATTGTCTGGTTTGGCTGGAACACATGCTTAAGAAGGGGTACTTCAGCCAGGACCAGTACATGTGGCTAAGGACGATTGAGGGGATGCGTTATATGCTCAGGAAGCAGGCTATGGGCTCTAACGGCGATAGAGTGGGGATACTATCATTGGCCCCATGGGTACTTTGGAGGCGTGATCTTACTGATGTAGAGGTGTGTACCATTTTGAAGGAAGGCATGCCGCTTTTTCGATAGCCTCATGGGACTTTTAGAATCGTTGAAACACAAGGTAATGAAGGGGAGCGGGGTTTCTCCGTTGTTACGGTAAGGTATTTAAGCTGCGCTTAATTGATCAAAGTCTGAGGCGGGTTAATGGAAAATTGCTTCATTGTGGAACAAGTCAGATGAAGAACTGGAACATGTTGAAGCGAAGAGTTCATTGCGCAGGGATACCGCAGAAAGACACGAGAACCTACAAACAATATTGTATCTAAGTGTCGATGTATCGGGCAGAACCTTACCTATCagtcctcaaactccctaGCAACCGCCCATTGAACCCCATCCGAATCCTCaagaacctcaacctcatcttcctcacccacAAAATCATCCACCGACTCCACCTTCCACTCTTGcacatcctccctctcatcaCCCAACATACTCGTCCCCTTCAAACTCAACTCATGTtgcaccctccccctcgcaAACTTAATCCTCCTCACCTGAAACGCCAGAACAAACTCGCTCGCTGTATCAAAAGCGACACCCTGGAGTCTATTCCTCCCAATTTGCAGCAACGGCTTCACCTCCGCCACTCCCTCGAGCCCCGACACCCCCACTCGTGCATCTACCTCCCGTGTCCTCTCCAACGACACCGATGCCCCCCTGGCAATCTTGACACCAGTAACGATATACACCGGCGCGCGGTATCTTCTCTCCGTCAAATACCCCTTTACATCATCCTGCTCCGACACCCGCTGTATATACTCCTCCGTCGCGACAAACTCCCCTGTTTCGAGCTCTGGGACTTGTATCACGTCGTTGGAGCCGCGCTCGAGGAATAAACCGAGGTCGGCGCCCATCGGAAGGttgaggccggcgaggagggtggtccAAAGGCCGAAGCggccggtgaggaggtcTTTCCgcgtggaggagaaggaagtTACTGTTGTTGGGGGTAGCAGGTCgtcggggttgatggggagtcGCGATTTTCGGTTTAGGGGTATCAAGTCCGGGCTGAGGGGGTCGGGGAGGATGTcgccgaggcggagggaggagggggaggtggtgaagttggGGGCTAAGATGTAGGTTTTTTTTGCCATTGGTGCGGTGGGAATGGTAACGGTGAGGGAAAGTTAGTTGGAATGGAGGTgataaggggggggggggcgcgGTAGAGCGTTTGTTGTGAGGAATCTTGACGGTGAAATCGTTTGGTGCGGGGTGTTTTCTCGTCAGCTTTGGGGCTTACACCAATGGCGCTGTATGCCGAGCCCGGCTGAGCTTCAGGTCCAGCTTCGCGACAAGTCATGGTCGGGGATGGATGAATGGCCAGTAATTGACGGCTAGCCATTCTTGACCTGAACGATGTAGGTACTCATCATCCCCTCAGCTGAGTTCCGAGGCAAACCAGACCAGGCGATCATATTTGCGTGCTTATTTAATAATACATGGGAGAGCTAGTCTTGGCTCCTAAAGGCTAAGGCAGCGGACAGCTGTTACACCGAGCTTGCTGTAATACTGCTTATTCTCGATATTAGCCTCGGACTTATGGTTTCAAGTTTGTTACCTCCTGTGTTACTGTCGTTAGATACTCGCCATGCTTGGATAATTGCGCTTATGATCAAGATGAGCGACCATCTCTCCGAGATCATCATGGTGATCGCTGTTTTGGCAGAGAGATACCATTTACGGCGACACCGTGTGGCTTGCAGTCTTACACCAAGAGGTAGAGAAGATTTCGAAGCCATCAAAAATAGCAAAAGATCAGAAATATAGAGAGAATGGAGATCACGATGCTGTCAATGCAAAGTATAAAGGCTTATGGTTCTCCATCCCGTCCTTTcgtctctcatcatcaccatcttcctcaccaccagctcaTTCACCAACCCAGCTTTGACAACCACTTCTCAAGACACCCCAAGAAAACCGCCTCAACCAATCTCAAAATGaagttcttcaccaccctcctctccatggtaaccctcacctccgccgccgcagtAAACTACGACTTTTACGCCCCTGTCaacgccctcgccaaacGTGAAGCCGCCGCAGCCCTCAGCTTCGACCCTGCCCACGACCCCCTCTCCGCCCGCGGTGACGAAGacgtcaacatcatcaccgcttCTCTCGACGACGGAGCCGAAAAGGTTGAAATCATCGTCGACGGTGTTTCCCAGGGGTATCTGATCGTCAGCCCTGGTGGCGATGGtaaccccaccccctttttaccCCCTTAAACTTCCAAATGAAACTAacccatccctcccacaGTCCAAGGCTTCGACGGCAACGGCACCTTGGTCGACCTCGACGCCGTCCTCGCCGCTCGTGACGTCGAGCACGTTGACAAGCGCGCTCTTGGCTGGCTCCAGGTTCTGGCTAGACTTgctcccatcatcacaaagTTTGGCCAACGGGTTGTCAACTGGTTGAGGTGTGTTGGTGCTTGGAGTTTGATTTTGGATTGTGCTCCCAAGGTACGAACCCCCGGTGGTGTACGTTGAGATGTGATTGCTGACAGTTTGGATTTTTACCTAGCTCATCAACTGCGCTACTTATGGCAAGGCACCTTGGGAGTGCATTGCTGGGATTAACTGCATTGGAAAGGCTGCTAGGAACTGCTAAACAGACTGTCGAGGTTGCTCTGGAGGGAGACTGAGACTTGTGGGCGAGGTGTCATGAGGTGGTTGCTTGGATGGTTGGACTGCGTGGTTTTGTTAGTTGTCTTTGGCTTCGCTGTGTGTTTATGATATTCTTCAGGCCGGTGGTGCGGTGTCATGGTCTAAGAAATGTCAGCTGAGTGAGTTGAAAACAGCTTATCGTTGTGATGCCATACCGGTCCTTCATCTTGTGAGATGGGCTGCCCAATCAGAGCTTTTCCCCTCTTGTGACTGAGACCTTTTCATTGGGGAAGAGCACAGCCACACCTCGATCGTGAGCGTTAGCCCCGTATTCAGGGGCCAGTAAGCAGGGGTAATGTTTCCCCGCTGGAACACAGATATTCTTTGAAGAAGACTTATCGCTTTGAAAGCTTTCCACATCCTCAAAGCAAACAAAGCAAGATCACTTCAGAAGACATCATGAAGAAGCTATTTCGAAAGCTCAAGGACAAAAAACCCAGTGGCAATGACCAGGGTCTCTCGGAGACAACCTCTCTCCGGGAAGCTCTCCCCTCCATTGCTCAAGACATCACACCGCCTGCTCCCATCCAAACTCCGGTCGctcaaccatcaccccctaCAACTACAGCACCACCCATAGAAGTCCTCCCATCAAGCAACATCTGTCAAATCTGCTTTCACCTCGACGCAACACACGCCCCTAGAGAtggcaacctcaacaccaaagacCCTTCCTGGGCCGAACTCGAGTACAATCTCCCACCGGACACACATGCCGCCAAACTTGTCCCCAAATCAGAGGATCTCATCAATTCGGCAAACGGCGGCTGCATGCACTGTTTCATCGTGCGCACAGCGTTGAATGCCATCCATCCAGGCTGGGAGAATGAAAAGACCATCCTCCACATTTTCCTGGCGCCTGGTGTTCCCGTGGTGGTGCGACTAGAGTTTGGAAGCTTGATCACGACGCATATGAGCCGAGAGGAGGCGTTGCAGACTTATGGCTTTGATGTCCCGGTCAAGTTCACGGTCACTGTTCGTGATGCTGAGAAGCCcagtgttgatgtcgagattTATCGACCACTTTCGCCAAGCCCCTCTGGAGGCTCTGGCGCCCCTGGACCAGGTAAATACCCCTCTTCCCCATATTGTCAGAAGCTTTTTCTGTTCTGTTTGCCGATTCATCGTGTGTTAGGCTTCGACTTGTCATCCCTTGTACGGCACGTCGGCTTCGGCGAGGAGATCCCACAGTGTGCCGGTAATGAGGACTCGTTAAATTTCATCAACCAACGAGTG
The sequence above is a segment of the Podospora pseudoanserina strain CBS 124.78 chromosome 5, whole genome shotgun sequence genome. Coding sequences within it:
- a CDS encoding hypothetical protein (EggNog:ENOG503PDQC; COG:O; MEROPS:MER0001699), whose amino-acid sequence is MMDRQYLNTTSEERQRFDSSVQERRILDVVQPLFATNLPWKLEADSDHGNGLAEQINAQTAKEMFLHELVTAGLYLRELKSALSVRSFRLCLETSSDLLAFLETLVCNDILGQPRPGDTSGADNTPGIHKDKPPENEPVQVAGVPLVLDLVAKWLFQIPEPKPIALGRTEQPTVRPHDDIGALQDLCDVKKYPKLEMLGRILQESGDRACHKLINFHQRMANFQEGVRKAWHLNKCLANLRKTAPTKRFRPPAAQRIPRTKWENTTPRDLSSRLFEKLYSSVCQNQDHQVKLQLNGFDMDGFLAPPIHFNLFLPSCPTNDLWQKCQCRAIVPRKVNSLPEDVEMIVDLCEDIRALNENHHLPTVLAVHFEVVEPGHRYYLWHDPKYQLDTPQHFQDAKPTISLDYLICSGFLTDIPEGGVFGMNDKAVLALSLSRCFLHLWGTNWLKDPWTAGNIHFLAQSDEIWNPHHPFIHCSLDNSSPTSSTEATISLFSFAKLLLEIETGTRIDVDPSSVTQDEFEDTIVSILDSRGDRFGRREYNAAVDGCFHIFALVNKQSNEAGGVVDELDMMRKAIYDAIVEPLEQNFNLIPNPSKALYVKKLHLERKRGTYGVATFQPEYHQPTRKRGSTDSTMFFDGEIVRTVDERVDRAAKFFDSMDRFHAQFIQPRITKSNGLRPVKIAILDTGIEVDNSSLQGVLDNIKDSRKASGFRDWRRGSIRAVQSFVTSPGDERDVVGHGTHVAWLALKTALNVEVYIAKVSAGKQFDDNTAVAKAIHWAMDQEVDIMVMSFGSAYIDKGVSDAIDRAVTTRPHPTLVFAAASNSGLNSRPTFPATHDKVIGVYSLDGYGNDNGGLNPSRQPGGTYFGTLGVGIEMLWNNKKEARSGSSYAAPIAAGIAANCLVWLEHMLKKGYFSQDQYMWLRTIEGMRYMLRKQAMGSNGDRVGILSLAPWVLWRRDLTDVEVCTILKEGMPLFR
- a CDS encoding hypothetical protein (EggNog:ENOG503PUII), with protein sequence MEITMLSMQSIKAYGSPSRPFVSHHHHLPHHQLIHQPSFDNHFSRHPKKTASTNLKMKFFTTLLSMVTLTSAAAVNYDFYAPVNALAKREAAAALSFDPAHDPLSARGDEDVNIITASLDDGAEKVEIIVDGVSQGYLIVSPGGDVQGFDGNGTLVDLDAVLAARDVEHVDKRALGWLQVLARLAPIITKFGQRVVNWLRCVGAWSLILDCAPKLINCATYGKAPWECIAGINCIGKAARNC
- a CDS encoding hypothetical protein (EggNog:ENOG503P282) — protein: MAKKTYILAPNFTTSPSSLRLGDILPDPLSPDLIPLNRKSRLPINPDDLLPPTTVTSFSSTRKDLLTGRFGLWTTLLAGLNLPMGADLGLFLERGSNDVIQVPELETGEFVATEEYIQRVSEQDDVKGYLTERRYRAPVYIVTGVKIARGASVSLERTREVDARVGVSGLEGVAEVKPLLQIGRNRLQGVAFDTASEFVLAFQVRRIKFARGRVQHELSLKGTSMLGDEREDVQEWKVESVDDFVGEEDEVEVLEDSDGVQWAVAREFED